One genomic region from Dethiosulfovibrio russensis encodes:
- the hisD gene encoding histidinol dehydrogenase: MKILKRPTKKGQEENESLRTTVSRIVLSVQNSGDEALLDYCRRFDLSTRGTLRISQEETDAALASTDPELLNYIKTAAHNIRAFAERQKETLTDLPEQELSPGVFLGHRAIPVESCGCYVPGGGYPLFSTALMLAIPASVAGVKRIVACSPVMKGTDKIHPATLSALSIAGVDEIYAIGGAQAIAAMAFGTEQIAPVDVIAGPGNRYVTEAKRQCYGQVGIDFVAGPSEVLIIADESVDPEILAADILAQSEHDLNARGILLCTDEETANATASAVERQLEELATAEMAGRAWRENGEIVIVDSLEQACEISNRYAPEHLELAIRDPETLIPALTNYGALFIGEMSAEVFGDYVSGSNHTLPTLRASRYTGGVWVGTFTKICTSQRMTPEGVARLAPVAEAMAKAEGLEAHGKAASIRLKNK; this comes from the coding sequence GTGAAGATACTTAAAAGGCCAACAAAAAAAGGACAAGAAGAGAACGAATCGCTTAGAACAACGGTATCGAGAATAGTTCTATCCGTGCAGAATTCAGGAGACGAGGCCCTATTGGACTACTGTCGTCGCTTTGACCTGTCCACGAGGGGAACTCTTCGGATATCTCAAGAAGAAACGGATGCAGCTCTAGCATCCACCGATCCAGAGCTCCTGAACTATATAAAGACCGCCGCACACAACATAAGGGCTTTCGCCGAAAGGCAGAAGGAGACCTTGACGGACCTACCGGAGCAGGAACTATCGCCCGGCGTCTTTCTGGGACACAGGGCCATCCCGGTTGAATCCTGCGGCTGCTACGTCCCGGGAGGGGGTTATCCCCTCTTCTCCACCGCCCTCATGCTGGCCATACCGGCCTCGGTCGCAGGGGTTAAGAGAATCGTGGCCTGCTCTCCTGTCATGAAGGGCACCGATAAAATCCACCCAGCGACCCTGTCTGCCCTTTCCATAGCGGGAGTGGACGAAATATACGCGATAGGCGGAGCTCAGGCCATAGCCGCCATGGCGTTCGGCACCGAGCAGATAGCCCCGGTGGACGTCATAGCCGGCCCCGGAAACCGCTACGTCACGGAAGCGAAAAGACAGTGCTACGGCCAGGTGGGTATAGACTTCGTGGCGGGCCCCAGCGAGGTGCTCATAATAGCCGACGAAAGCGTCGATCCGGAGATACTGGCGGCGGACATACTGGCACAGTCGGAGCACGACCTCAACGCCAGGGGAATTCTTCTGTGTACAGACGAGGAAACCGCCAATGCCACAGCATCGGCGGTGGAGAGACAGCTGGAGGAACTCGCCACCGCCGAGATGGCAGGAAGAGCCTGGCGGGAAAACGGCGAGATCGTCATAGTAGACTCGCTGGAACAGGCCTGTGAGATATCGAACCGCTACGCCCCGGAACATCTGGAGCTGGCCATCCGAGACCCGGAAACCCTCATACCGGCACTGACGAACTACGGAGCCCTGTTCATCGGGGAGATGTCCGCCGAGGTGTTCGGAGACTACGTATCCGGCAGCAACCACACCCTGCCCACCCTTAGGGCGTCTCGCTACACAGGCGGGGTCTGGGTCGGGACATTCACTAAGATCTGCACATCTCAGAGGATGACCCCAGAGGGAGTAGCCCGGCTCGCTCCAGTCGCCGAAGCCATGGCCAAGGCCGAAGGGCTTGAGGCTCATGGTAAAGCCGCATCGATAAGGCTCAAAAACAAATGA
- a CDS encoding formimidoylglutamase — protein sequence MLSMIPPEPELFYSRDDPMDPRLGDLVKPVSRDIDEALKSAQIALLGVPEDRGIKANGGKQGAALGPKAIRRSFYRLTPGFGLDVSDLSMVDLGDVPTGDDLAGTHRNLTETVKKIVSAGVFPVVLGGGHDLTYPGLLGLVEGSSLREGQLGVINVDSHLDVRDMSHGITSGTPFRRALEELPDRALLGRSFVEFGIQEQYNSPHYYRWVKDKGATVLTLSSVGTRPMEYFLEASRVACDGTRAVALSIDIDSVRSHEAPGASASNPRGFKAPELEKVAYLAGRTDRIKYLDIMEMSPPLDEGGRTAALCASTLFWFCKGFRERG from the coding sequence ATGTTATCGATGATACCGCCGGAACCGGAGCTTTTCTACAGCAGAGACGACCCCATGGACCCTAGACTGGGAGACCTGGTAAAACCGGTTTCAAGAGATATCGACGAGGCCCTGAAATCGGCCCAGATAGCCCTGTTGGGAGTACCGGAGGACAGGGGAATAAAGGCCAACGGAGGCAAGCAGGGAGCCGCCCTGGGCCCGAAGGCCATTCGCCGGTCCTTCTATCGCCTGACCCCGGGGTTCGGGCTGGACGTCAGCGACCTCTCCATGGTGGATCTGGGCGACGTCCCCACAGGAGACGACCTGGCCGGAACCCACAGAAACCTCACCGAGACGGTAAAAAAGATCGTCTCCGCCGGGGTGTTCCCGGTGGTCTTAGGAGGGGGCCACGACCTCACCTACCCAGGGCTGCTCGGCCTGGTGGAGGGATCGAGCCTTAGGGAAGGACAGCTGGGAGTGATAAACGTGGACAGCCACCTGGACGTCAGGGATATGAGCCACGGCATAACCAGCGGAACCCCCTTTCGCAGGGCTCTCGAGGAACTGCCCGACAGAGCCTTACTTGGGCGATCCTTCGTCGAGTTCGGCATACAGGAGCAATACAACTCGCCCCATTACTACAGGTGGGTTAAGGACAAAGGAGCCACCGTGCTGACCCTCAGCTCCGTCGGGACTAGACCGATGGAATACTTTCTGGAGGCCAGTCGGGTAGCCTGCGACGGCACCAGAGCGGTGGCCCTGTCTATAGATATCGACTCGGTCCGCAGCCACGAGGCCCCCGGAGCGTCGGCCAGCAACCCCAGAGGTTTCAAGGCCCCGGAGCTGGAGAAGGTAGCCTATCTGGCCGGCAGGACCGACAGGATAAAATATCTGGACATAATGGAGATGTCCCCTCCCCTGGACGAGGGAGGTAGAACCGCCGCCCTCTGCGCCTCAACTCTGTTTTGGTTCTGCAAGGGATTCAGAGAAAGAGGCTAA
- a CDS encoding urocanate hydratase → MDYNQMTEKTMTIKLGNELPEYPDFAKGIRRAPDRGWNLSKAETELALKNALRYVPKELHEKLAPEFMEELRTMGRIYAYRYRPAGELHGKPIDEYKGKCTAGKAFQVMIDNNLDFDVALYPYELVTYGETGQVCQNWLQYRLIKKYLEELTEDTTLVLESGHPLGLFKSKPDAPRVILTNGLLIGIFDNQAEWHRGMQLGVTNYGQMTAGGWMYIGPQGIVHGTFNTVLNAARQRLGVGPKENLAGILFVSSGLGGMSGAQPKAIEIAGGVGIVAEVDYSRIETRHSQGWVSRVAKTCEEAFSMAKEAMEKKEPLSIAYHGNIVDLLEYADKEGIEIPLLSDQTSCHAPYDGGYCPAGMTFEERTAMLHDAPEKFREKVDETLRRHYEVIKKLTAKGTYFFDYGNSFMRAVYDAGVTEICKNGKDTHDGFVWPSYVEDIMGPVLFDYGYGPFRWCCLSGNPEDLRKTDKAAMDCIDPNRRSQDYDNWIWIRDAEKNKLVVGTQCRILYQDAEGRTKIALKFNEMVRKGEIGPVMLGRDHHDVSGTDSPYRETSNIKDGSNICADMATQCFAGNAARGMTLCALHNGGGVGIGKVINGGFGMVLDGSERTDEILKSAMMWDVLGGVARRAWARCDHAIEVGGEVNEKYSGDYHITLPYIPDTDLISSVVDSAWKKK, encoded by the coding sequence ATGGACTATAACCAGATGACAGAGAAAACCATGACCATAAAGCTTGGAAACGAGCTTCCCGAGTATCCCGATTTCGCCAAGGGTATCCGCCGTGCCCCCGACAGGGGCTGGAACCTCAGCAAGGCCGAGACCGAGCTGGCTCTCAAAAACGCCCTCCGTTACGTCCCCAAGGAGCTTCACGAAAAGCTGGCTCCCGAGTTCATGGAGGAGCTTCGCACCATGGGACGGATATACGCCTACAGATACCGCCCGGCCGGAGAGCTCCACGGCAAACCCATAGACGAGTACAAGGGCAAGTGCACCGCCGGCAAGGCATTCCAGGTTATGATAGACAACAACCTGGACTTCGACGTGGCCCTCTACCCCTACGAGCTGGTCACATACGGAGAGACCGGACAGGTATGTCAAAACTGGCTACAGTACAGGCTCATAAAGAAATATCTCGAGGAGCTTACCGAGGACACCACCCTCGTCCTGGAAAGCGGCCATCCTCTTGGACTGTTCAAATCCAAGCCCGATGCCCCCAGGGTAATCCTCACCAACGGCCTCCTGATCGGCATATTCGACAACCAGGCCGAATGGCACAGGGGAATGCAGCTGGGAGTTACCAACTACGGCCAGATGACCGCCGGTGGATGGATGTACATCGGTCCCCAGGGAATCGTCCACGGAACCTTCAACACCGTCCTCAACGCCGCCAGACAGAGGCTGGGAGTCGGCCCCAAGGAAAACCTGGCCGGCATCCTGTTCGTCTCTTCCGGACTGGGTGGCATGAGCGGAGCCCAGCCCAAGGCGATCGAGATCGCCGGAGGGGTGGGAATCGTCGCCGAGGTGGACTACTCCCGCATAGAGACCCGCCACAGCCAGGGCTGGGTCAGCCGAGTCGCGAAAACCTGCGAGGAGGCCTTCTCCATGGCCAAAGAGGCGATGGAGAAAAAGGAACCTCTCTCCATCGCATATCACGGTAACATAGTGGATCTGCTGGAGTATGCGGATAAAGAGGGCATAGAGATTCCCCTTCTCTCGGATCAGACATCCTGCCACGCTCCCTACGACGGAGGCTACTGCCCCGCGGGCATGACCTTCGAGGAACGCACCGCCATGCTCCACGACGCTCCGGAAAAATTCCGCGAGAAGGTGGACGAGACCCTGCGCAGACACTACGAGGTCATAAAGAAGCTCACAGCCAAGGGGACCTACTTCTTCGACTACGGTAACTCCTTCATGAGAGCCGTCTACGACGCCGGGGTAACGGAGATATGCAAAAACGGCAAGGATACCCACGACGGCTTCGTATGGCCATCCTACGTCGAGGACATCATGGGACCGGTCCTGTTCGACTACGGCTACGGCCCCTTCCGTTGGTGCTGCCTCAGCGGCAACCCCGAAGACCTTCGCAAGACCGACAAGGCCGCCATGGACTGCATCGACCCTAACCGCAGATCACAGGACTACGACAACTGGATCTGGATCAGAGATGCGGAGAAGAACAAACTGGTGGTGGGAACCCAGTGCAGGATCCTCTACCAGGACGCCGAGGGAAGAACTAAGATAGCCCTCAAGTTCAACGAGATGGTACGCAAGGGAGAGATAGGTCCGGTCATGCTCGGGAGAGACCATCACGACGTATCGGGAACCGACTCCCCCTACAGGGAGACCTCCAACATAAAGGACGGCAGCAACATCTGCGCCGACATGGCCACCCAGTGCTTCGCCGGAAACGCCGCCAGAGGGATGACCCTCTGCGCCCTTCACAACGGCGGAGGAGTGGGAATAGGAAAGGTCATCAACGGAGGATTCGGAATGGTCCTGGACGGATCGGAGAGAACCGACGAGATCCTCAAGTCCGCCATGATGTGGGACGTCCTCGGCGGAGTGGCCCGAAGAGCCTGGGCCCGCTGCGACCACGCCATAGAGGTCGGAGGAGAGGTCAACGAAAAATACAGTGGAGACTACCACATAACTCTGCCCTACATCCCCGACACCGACCTGATAAGCTCGGTGGTAGACAGCGCCTGGAAGAAGAAGTAA
- a CDS encoding cyclodeaminase/cyclohydrolase family protein: protein MKLSELTVKEFVEELASDSPAPGGGSVAALAASLGAALSSMVASLTVGKEKYRDNWDAMEKVRSDGNELHRAFLNLMEKDTDAFNLFMAALKMPKGTDDEKAARSEAIQQATKKAIEVPFETMTKCLDMMELAKIACEKGNSNAITDAGSAAVLARAAAVAASYNVKINLMGLKDKGFADKTKVDMEKTLKLIEEGSASIEKAVEAAIS, encoded by the coding sequence ATGAAACTCTCCGAACTCACCGTGAAGGAATTCGTGGAGGAACTAGCCTCCGACTCTCCCGCTCCCGGGGGGGGCAGCGTAGCGGCCCTGGCCGCATCTCTGGGAGCCGCCCTCAGCTCCATGGTCGCCAGTCTCACCGTCGGCAAGGAAAAATACAGGGACAATTGGGATGCCATGGAGAAGGTCCGCTCCGACGGCAACGAACTTCATCGGGCCTTCCTGAACCTGATGGAGAAAGACACGGATGCCTTCAACCTTTTCATGGCGGCACTCAAGATGCCAAAAGGAACCGACGATGAGAAGGCAGCCCGTTCGGAGGCCATTCAGCAGGCAACGAAGAAGGCCATAGAGGTTCCCTTCGAGACCATGACAAAGTGTCTGGATATGATGGAGCTGGCCAAGATCGCCTGCGAAAAGGGCAACTCCAACGCGATCACCGACGCCGGATCCGCCGCCGTCCTCGCCAGAGCCGCGGCGGTAGCGGCCTCCTACAACGTCAAAATCAACCTGATGGGCCTCAAAGACAAGGGCTTCGCCGACAAGACCAAAGTCGACATGGAGAAAACCCTGAAGCTCATCGAGGAGGGGTCTGCGTCGATAGAGAAAGCAGTCGAGGCCGCCATAAGCTAA
- the hutI gene encoding imidazolonepropionase: MTATLFRNARITTPTGGDAPLAGSDQGRVATYEKGALLCENGLIAAIGDEKDILIKAEDMDVDMEVDCEGTCMIPGFVDPHTHICFAKRRENEFSMRLAGTPYLEILKAGGGILSSVKSVHEATEDELFETTLDNVLSALNFGTTTLEIKSGYGLTTESELKMLSVIGRIARETPLDIAPTFMGAHAVPTEYKENPDEFVDIMVKEMLPAVKEQGIAKYCDVFCEEGVFTVDQSRRILEKARELGFLLRIHADEVHDTGGAGLAAELGTVSAEHLLAANEKNLRSMAVNGVIADVLPATAYSLKKPYAPVRKMIDLGVPVALATDCNPGSCFTESIPFVFGLGVMNMDMTVEEALVATTLNPAWSLGLQDRVGSLEVGKQADFLLLDGESPAILAYHAGVSPVVEVYKKGVQVA, from the coding sequence ATGACGGCCACCCTTTTCCGCAACGCCCGTATAACCACCCCCACCGGCGGCGACGCGCCCCTGGCCGGATCCGATCAGGGCCGGGTCGCGACCTATGAAAAGGGCGCCCTGCTCTGCGAAAACGGCCTCATCGCAGCCATAGGAGACGAGAAAGATATCCTGATCAAGGCAGAGGATATGGACGTGGACATGGAGGTGGACTGCGAAGGGACCTGCATGATTCCTGGTTTCGTCGACCCCCACACACACATATGTTTCGCAAAACGCAGGGAGAACGAGTTCTCCATGAGGCTGGCCGGAACACCCTATCTGGAGATACTAAAGGCAGGAGGAGGCATCCTCTCCTCGGTGAAATCGGTCCACGAGGCCACCGAGGACGAGCTCTTCGAGACGACCCTGGACAACGTCCTCTCCGCCCTCAACTTCGGCACCACCACCCTCGAGATAAAGAGTGGCTACGGACTGACCACCGAATCGGAACTCAAGATGCTCTCAGTGATAGGTCGAATCGCCAGAGAAACCCCTCTGGACATAGCTCCCACCTTCATGGGAGCCCATGCGGTGCCCACAGAGTATAAGGAAAATCCGGACGAGTTCGTGGACATCATGGTAAAAGAGATGCTCCCTGCCGTAAAGGAACAGGGAATAGCGAAATACTGCGACGTCTTCTGCGAAGAAGGGGTTTTCACCGTGGACCAGAGCAGGAGGATCCTAGAGAAAGCCAGAGAGCTGGGCTTCCTGCTGAGGATTCACGCAGACGAGGTCCACGATACCGGAGGAGCCGGACTTGCGGCCGAACTCGGGACGGTCTCGGCGGAACACCTGCTGGCGGCCAACGAGAAAAACCTGAGATCCATGGCGGTAAACGGCGTTATAGCCGACGTCCTTCCCGCCACGGCCTACAGCCTCAAGAAACCCTACGCTCCTGTAAGAAAGATGATCGACCTGGGAGTACCGGTGGCTCTCGCCACCGACTGCAATCCCGGATCCTGTTTCACCGAGTCCATACCCTTCGTCTTCGGCCTCGGGGTTATGAACATGGACATGACCGTCGAGGAAGCTCTGGTCGCCACCACCCTCAACCCTGCCTGGTCTCTGGGACTACAGGACAGGGTGGGAAGCCTGGAGGTCGGCAAGCAGGCGGACTTTTTGCTCTTGGACGGCGAAAGTCCCGCCATACTGGCCTATCACGCAGGGGTGTCTCCCGTAGTAGAGGTCTACAAAAAGGGCGTACAGGTAGCCTAA
- the ftcD gene encoding glutamate formimidoyltransferase, with protein sequence MAKQLIECVPNFSEGRRQDVIESIVKPFKEQKGCYLFDYRADEDHNRLVVSLAGEPQAISDAVMAASKVAVDNIDLNTHKGAHPRMGAIDVIPFTPISGISMDECVELARSFGKRFHEELNVPVYYYEDAAIRPDRTRLEVIRKGQYEGLKEEITKPERHPDLGEPKLHPTAGATVIGARKFLVAFNVNLNTTDVEIAKTIGKRVRASGGGFTAVKGIGLALEDKGMVQVSMNIVDYDKTAIYRALEFIRMEAARWGVTVNGTEVYGMIPVAAMLDSAAYYMQIDDFDPNQVLELKLLELMREEN encoded by the coding sequence ATGGCAAAACAGTTGATCGAGTGCGTACCCAATTTCAGCGAAGGCAGAAGACAGGACGTCATCGAGTCTATAGTGAAACCCTTCAAAGAACAGAAAGGCTGCTATTTATTTGACTACAGAGCCGACGAGGACCACAACCGTCTGGTGGTTAGCCTGGCCGGAGAGCCTCAGGCGATCTCCGACGCCGTGATGGCAGCATCCAAGGTCGCAGTTGATAACATAGACCTGAACACCCACAAAGGAGCCCATCCTCGCATGGGGGCCATCGACGTCATACCCTTTACTCCCATCAGCGGCATCTCCATGGATGAATGCGTCGAGCTGGCCCGTTCCTTCGGAAAAAGGTTCCACGAGGAACTGAACGTCCCGGTCTACTACTACGAGGACGCGGCGATCCGCCCCGACCGCACCAGACTGGAGGTAATACGAAAAGGACAGTACGAGGGCCTCAAGGAAGAGATAACTAAGCCCGAACGCCATCCCGATCTGGGAGAGCCCAAGCTGCATCCCACCGCAGGAGCCACGGTCATAGGGGCCCGTAAATTCCTGGTCGCCTTCAACGTCAACCTCAACACCACCGATGTCGAGATCGCCAAGACCATAGGCAAGAGGGTCCGCGCCTCCGGCGGAGGCTTCACCGCCGTCAAGGGAATCGGACTCGCCCTGGAAGACAAGGGTATGGTCCAGGTCAGCATGAACATAGTCGACTACGACAAAACCGCCATATACAGGGCCCTGGAATTCATCCGTATGGAGGCGGCCCGTTGGGGAGTCACCGTAAACGGCACCGAGGTATACGGAATGATCCCGGTAGCCGCCATGCTGGACAGCGCGGCCTACTACATGCAGATAGACGACTTCGATCCCAACCAGGTACTGGAGCTCAAGCTGCTGGAGCTTATGAGAGAGGAGAATTAA